One Streptococcus sp. zg-86 DNA window includes the following coding sequences:
- the efeB gene encoding iron uptake transporter deferrochelatase/peroxidase subunit: MTKDEKWFDKKMDRREFLKKAGIGGAGLALGASGASAFFAHKVTGETAKSDGQEDISFYGEHQAGIVTPTQKNVYFVVLDLHSTDKAEVIQMFKDWTDYSEKLVTGKLVKEDGDNGYLPPFDTGETVGLNPHRLTLTFGISPAFLTKLGLESKKPKEFRDLPVFPRDQLKEAYTGGDIVIQACADDAQVAFHAVRNLVRKGRSLVTMKWSQAGFAAIGNRKETPRNLFGFKDGTANATKKEQFQDIIWCEDSNWMRGGTYMAVRRIQMFLETWDRTSLNEQENTFGRYKESGAPFGKKDEFDEVDLDLKDDKGEPLVPVDSHVRLAKETGVEIYRRAYSYSDGIDEVTGQFDSGLLFISFQKDPQQFITIQHNLGNVDKLNEYITHVGSGLFACFAGVKKGEYIGQALFE; this comes from the coding sequence ATGACAAAAGACGAAAAATGGTTTGATAAAAAAATGGATCGTCGCGAATTTTTAAAAAAAGCAGGTATAGGAGGAGCTGGGCTTGCGCTCGGAGCCTCTGGGGCATCTGCTTTTTTCGCACATAAAGTGACTGGCGAGACTGCAAAATCAGACGGACAAGAAGACATTTCTTTTTATGGAGAACATCAGGCAGGAATCGTGACTCCAACCCAGAAAAATGTGTATTTCGTTGTGCTTGACCTGCATTCAACAGACAAGGCTGAAGTCATTCAGATGTTCAAGGATTGGACAGATTACAGTGAGAAATTAGTGACTGGAAAGCTAGTAAAAGAAGATGGAGATAATGGCTATCTTCCACCATTTGATACAGGGGAAACGGTTGGTCTGAACCCTCACCGCCTGACTCTTACTTTTGGGATTTCACCCGCTTTCTTGACCAAGCTAGGATTGGAAAGTAAGAAACCAAAAGAATTTCGAGATTTGCCAGTCTTTCCAAGGGATCAGCTCAAGGAAGCCTATACTGGAGGAGATATTGTAATCCAAGCCTGTGCTGACGATGCACAAGTTGCCTTTCATGCTGTCCGAAATCTCGTCCGAAAAGGTCGCAGCCTCGTAACCATGAAATGGAGTCAAGCTGGTTTTGCAGCGATTGGCAACCGTAAGGAAACGCCACGAAACCTGTTTGGATTTAAAGATGGCACGGCAAATGCGACGAAAAAAGAGCAATTTCAGGATATCATCTGGTGTGAGGATTCTAACTGGATGCGGGGAGGCACCTATATGGCAGTCCGCCGTATCCAAATGTTTCTGGAAACATGGGACAGAACCAGCCTAAATGAACAGGAAAATACCTTTGGTCGCTATAAAGAAAGCGGTGCACCCTTTGGAAAGAAAGATGAGTTTGATGAAGTCGATTTGGACTTAAAAGATGATAAGGGAGAACCCCTTGTACCAGTTGATTCTCATGTCAGACTAGCAAAGGAAACAGGTGTTGAAATCTATCGTCGCGCCTATTCTTATTCAGATGGTATTGATGAGGTAACAGGACAATTTGACTCAGGTTTGTTATTTATCTCTTTTCAGAAAGATCCCCAACAATTTATTACGATTCAACATAATCTAGGTAACGTAGACAAGTTAAACGAGTACATCACCCATGTTGGAAGTGGTTTATTTGCTTGTTTTGCAGGCGTGAAAAAAGGAGAGTACATTGGTCAAGCCTTATTTGAATAA
- a CDS encoding tetratricopeptide repeat protein, giving the protein MSHLTEELFGNVETFLEEHLTEYESVEEAVAAYMNLYNEQNRKKHQGQVGFMELSDLLEELAYEREDTRRLQLAQQILERDKENVDAKIAQLEVESVNQLEVLSQLKEFESQERKKWLKGDRSGWVNFKERPYMRLKNRLAFQYFNQKLYPQALKHFEELYRMNPSDNLGSRYMMMVLYCFLYQWDKAVKFANQKEHKEDAEMIGKLLVLAIITERSLDAQRLFKKMVDLDENFLPALDFSRDVESARTMFSMAKEGYFEISSLSLFDGLEEFLFGTEIVFEWLRKHYEEYYQEEFELHTVRNPLFAGLPSGAVQSLLEEGLIRPEDFQSFKKKDLLALQGIGKVSVERLIANGVQLKEG; this is encoded by the coding sequence ATGAGTCATCTAACAGAGGAATTATTTGGCAATGTTGAAACATTTTTAGAGGAACACCTCACAGAATATGAAAGTGTTGAAGAAGCGGTCGCAGCTTATATGAACCTATACAATGAGCAAAATCGAAAAAAACATCAAGGTCAGGTCGGTTTCATGGAATTGTCTGATTTGCTGGAAGAATTAGCCTACGAAAGAGAGGATACAAGACGTTTACAACTCGCTCAGCAAATTTTGGAACGAGACAAAGAGAATGTAGATGCAAAGATTGCCCAGTTGGAAGTAGAGTCAGTTAACCAATTGGAAGTATTATCCCAACTCAAGGAATTCGAGAGTCAGGAGCGGAAAAAGTGGTTAAAAGGAGACCGATCTGGTTGGGTGAATTTCAAAGAACGGCCCTATATGCGCTTGAAAAATCGTTTGGCTTTTCAGTATTTTAACCAAAAACTGTATCCACAGGCTTTGAAACATTTTGAAGAACTCTATCGGATGAACCCTAGTGATAATTTGGGAAGTCGGTACATGATGATGGTACTTTATTGTTTTCTTTACCAATGGGACAAGGCTGTGAAATTTGCAAACCAGAAAGAACACAAAGAGGATGCGGAGATGATTGGGAAACTCCTTGTGTTGGCGATTATCACAGAACGGAGTCTGGATGCCCAGCGTCTCTTTAAGAAAATGGTAGATCTGGATGAGAATTTCTTACCTGCTCTTGACTTTTCTAGAGATGTAGAAAGTGCACGTACGATGTTTTCGATGGCAAAAGAGGGGTATTTTGAAATTTCAAGTCTTTCCTTATTCGATGGATTAGAGGAGTTTCTGTTTGGGACAGAAATTGTCTTTGAATGGTTACGAAAGCACTATGAAGAGTATTATCAGGAAGAATTTGAGCTTCATACAGTACGCAATCCGCTATTTGCAGGTTTACCAAGTGGAGCCGTTCAATCCTTGCTTGAAGAAGGCTTGATTCGACCAGAAGATTTTCAGTCGTTTAAGAAAAAGGATTTGTTGGCTCTGCAAGGGATTGGTAAGGTGAGTGTAGAGCGCTTGATTGCTAATGGTGTTCAGCTGAAAGAAGGTTAA
- the efeO gene encoding iron uptake system protein EfeO yields MKKLGIVLLSAVLLTACAPTTQEKQATSESTAVQVDQQALDKATVDYKAFVEEQIGQLLTDTENFAQLLKDGKLEEAKTVYPVIRMAYERSEPIAESFGESDVKIDFRLVDYMEENKTEEGWSGFHRIEKILWEENTTTGTEQYANQLVNDIKELKAKIATVEVTPEIMLTGAVDLLNEVATSKITGEEEVYSHTDLYDFRANIEGAEKIFELFKPSLENKDASLVMTLEKEFKNVNGLLDQYMTDDTHYKLYTDLSTEDTKKLAEAVTKLGEPLSQMGIILDGK; encoded by the coding sequence ATGAAAAAACTTGGTATTGTTTTATTATCGGCAGTCCTATTGACAGCGTGTGCGCCTACGACACAAGAAAAACAGGCGACAAGTGAAAGCACGGCGGTTCAAGTGGACCAACAAGCGCTTGATAAAGCAACTGTTGATTACAAGGCATTTGTAGAAGAGCAGATTGGACAATTGTTGACCGATACGGAAAATTTTGCCCAATTACTCAAAGATGGCAAATTAGAAGAAGCGAAAACAGTCTATCCAGTCATTCGAATGGCCTATGAGCGTTCAGAACCGATTGCTGAAAGTTTTGGCGAATCAGATGTGAAAATTGATTTCCGCTTGGTTGACTACATGGAAGAGAATAAGACTGAGGAAGGTTGGTCAGGTTTCCACCGCATTGAAAAGATTCTTTGGGAAGAAAATACCACAACAGGTACGGAGCAGTATGCGAATCAATTGGTCAATGACATCAAGGAATTGAAGGCGAAAATTGCGACTGTTGAAGTGACACCTGAGATTATGCTGACAGGGGCAGTTGATTTGCTCAACGAAGTAGCCACAAGCAAGATTACCGGGGAAGAAGAAGTGTATTCCCACACAGACTTATATGATTTCAGAGCCAACATCGAAGGAGCAGAGAAGATTTTTGAACTCTTTAAGCCAAGCTTGGAGAACAAAGATGCTAGTCTCGTTATGACTCTTGAAAAAGAATTCAAGAATGTGAATGGTCTGCTGGATCAATACATGACAGATGATACGCACTATAAACTCTACACAGATTTGAGTACAGAAGACACCAAAAAACTAGCTGAGGCTGTGACAAAACTCGGTGAGCCACTTTCTCAAATGGGGATTATCTTGGACGGGAAGTAA
- a CDS encoding ABC transporter ATP-binding protein, translated as MENKQTSLLNQMKPYIKGFQLPFVIAIIGAIISSIITVIGPNKLSEITDLITKGLMTGIDTDKVSEIAMLLAILYGIGALVNYTQAFTISTIVQHFSKRLRTAIAEKINKLPLRYFDSHSQGDTLSRVTNDVDTASQSLNQSLGTVLSSSILLVAALIMMFQTNVTLSFVTIVSVLFGFVFVGIIMGRAKGFFKSQQTNLANVNGYVEEMYSGHSVVASYHAGRIVKEEFQHLNQALYTSMWKSQFISGIMMPMMMFIGNFGYVMVVVTGAALTLKGNATMGTIVAFMVYVRIFSQPLSQIAQGLTVLQSASAAMGRVFEFLGEPEMEVDSHKAQQLRTIKGDVTFDHVSFGYSADKTIIHDFSATAKAGQKIAIVGPTGAGKTTIVNLLMKFYDIDQGRILIDGIDTKNMKRSEVHDAFSMVLQDTWLFEGTIKENLIYNQSNVSDEAVIEAAKAVGVHHFIMTLPKGYDTLLDDTVNLSVGQKQLLTIARALLKNAPLLILDEATSSVDTRTEELIQKAMDKLMEGRTSFVIAHRLSTIRNADLILVMKDGNIIEQGNHDALMAQNDFYANLYNSQFVEE; from the coding sequence ATTACAGACTTGATTACCAAGGGATTAATGACAGGAATTGACACAGATAAGGTGTCAGAAATTGCGATGTTACTAGCGATTCTGTACGGAATTGGAGCGCTTGTCAACTATACGCAAGCCTTTACTATTTCAACAATTGTTCAGCATTTTTCAAAACGGTTGCGGACAGCGATTGCAGAAAAAATCAACAAACTTCCTCTCCGTTATTTTGATAGTCATTCGCAAGGTGATACCTTATCCCGTGTCACCAATGATGTGGATACGGCTAGTCAGTCCCTCAACCAGAGTTTGGGAACGGTCCTGTCTTCTAGTATTCTCTTGGTGGCAGCTCTGATTATGATGTTTCAGACCAATGTGACCTTATCCTTTGTCACCATTGTTTCTGTCTTGTTTGGCTTTGTATTTGTGGGAATCATTATGGGGCGTGCAAAGGGCTTCTTCAAAAGTCAGCAGACCAATCTTGCCAATGTTAATGGCTATGTAGAAGAAATGTATTCTGGGCATTCGGTGGTTGCTAGCTATCATGCGGGTCGTATTGTAAAAGAAGAGTTTCAGCATCTCAATCAAGCCCTCTACACAAGTATGTGGAAATCCCAATTCATTTCAGGGATTATGATGCCCATGATGATGTTTATTGGGAACTTTGGTTACGTCATGGTTGTAGTGACAGGAGCAGCCTTGACCCTGAAAGGCAATGCAACCATGGGAACGATTGTGGCCTTCATGGTCTATGTTCGAATCTTCTCTCAACCCCTTTCTCAGATTGCCCAAGGTTTGACAGTCTTACAATCAGCTAGCGCTGCGATGGGTCGTGTGTTTGAATTCTTGGGTGAGCCTGAAATGGAGGTGGACAGCCATAAGGCACAACAACTCAGGACTATAAAAGGCGATGTTACATTTGATCACGTTTCCTTTGGCTATTCTGCTGATAAGACCATTATCCATGACTTCTCCGCAACAGCTAAGGCCGGGCAAAAAATTGCTATTGTGGGACCAACAGGAGCTGGAAAGACGACCATTGTCAATCTCTTGATGAAGTTCTATGACATTGATCAAGGCCGTATTTTGATTGACGGGATTGATACCAAAAATATGAAACGTTCTGAAGTTCATGATGCTTTTAGTATGGTCTTACAAGATACCTGGCTCTTTGAGGGAACGATTAAGGAAAATCTGATTTACAACCAAAGCAATGTTTCAGATGAAGCGGTTATCGAAGCAGCAAAAGCAGTCGGAGTTCACCATTTTATCATGACCTTGCCGAAAGGCTACGATACCCTGCTAGATGATACGGTAAACTTATCTGTCGGGCAAAAACAATTGCTAACCATTGCACGTGCCTTGCTGAAAAATGCTCCCCTTCTTATCCTTGATGAGGCAACCAGCTCTGTTGATACACGGACAGAGGAATTGATCCAGAAGGCAATGGATAAACTGATGGAAGGCCGTACGTCCTTTGTCATCGCTCACCGTCTATCCACTATCCGAAATGCTGATCTCATCTTAGTGATGAAAGACGGCAATATCATTGAACAAGGCAATCATGATGCTCTGATGGCTCAAAATGACTTCTATGCCAATCTGTACAACAGCCAGTTTGTCGAGGAGTAA
- a CDS encoding kinase: protein MSTLVIIRGNSGSGKTSLAEALQHHYGRKTLVVSQDNVRRTMLKEKVEPRNLSIGLTETIARFGHAEDLLVIVEGFYEADIYGEMLAQLHQLFAPRVYAYYYDIPFEETVKRHATRSKRADFTPEDMKWWWIDKDYLGWEEEVLLSAELSLEATVQLICQAIEHS, encoded by the coding sequence GTGTCTACCTTGGTCATTATCCGCGGCAATTCTGGTTCAGGAAAGACGAGTCTGGCAGAGGCCTTGCAACATCACTATGGCCGTAAAACCTTGGTGGTTTCTCAAGATAATGTTAGAAGAACCATGTTGAAAGAAAAAGTTGAGCCAAGGAATTTATCCATTGGGCTAACAGAAACCATTGCACGCTTCGGGCATGCAGAGGATTTGCTGGTCATTGTTGAAGGCTTTTATGAAGCTGATATTTATGGGGAGATGCTAGCGCAATTGCATCAGCTGTTTGCTCCTCGTGTCTATGCCTATTACTATGATATCCCCTTTGAAGAAACGGTTAAGCGGCATGCTACTCGTTCCAAAAGAGCTGATTTTACACCGGAGGATATGAAATGGTGGTGGATTGATAAGGACTATCTTGGCTGGGAAGAAGAAGTCTTGCTGTCAGCTGAGCTGAGTTTAGAGGCGACTGTTCAACTGATTTGTCAAGCAATTGAACATAGCTGA
- a CDS encoding CoA-binding protein → MYEFQNPTDEQVKSYLANSKTIAVVGLSNREETVSNRIAKFMQDMGYQIIPINPRLAGSEILGETVYATLADVPVAVDIVNVFRRSEFLPDVAREFVETNAKIFWAQLELQNEEAAAILETAGRDDVVMNRCIKREYVRLMTGVS, encoded by the coding sequence ATGTACGAATTTCAAAATCCAACAGATGAACAAGTGAAGAGTTATCTAGCTAATAGCAAGACCATTGCAGTGGTTGGCTTGTCCAATCGTGAAGAAACAGTCAGCAACCGCATTGCGAAATTTATGCAGGACATGGGGTATCAGATTATCCCAATCAATCCTCGTCTAGCTGGCAGCGAGATTTTAGGGGAAACGGTCTATGCAACTCTGGCAGATGTTCCTGTAGCGGTTGACATCGTGAATGTCTTTCGTAGAAGCGAGTTTTTGCCAGATGTGGCACGTGAGTTTGTTGAAACAAATGCCAAGATTTTCTGGGCCCAATTAGAGCTTCAAAACGAAGAGGCAGCCGCTATTTTAGAAACTGCAGGTCGTGACGATGTGGTGATGAATCGTTGTATCAAGCGAGAATACGTTCGCTTGATGACAGGAGTAAGCTAG